A window from Candidatus Zymogenaceae bacterium encodes these proteins:
- a CDS encoding isoprenylcysteine carboxylmethyltransferase family protein gives MNHTQEKREPHSESPTMKTVRHVLGLVAGFGFHGVIMPFAIYHVNLFCDRLMGFDPFGDFSWRKPVAIVFLSVGLLFVFWANTYLVIIGKGGPFNYHRVVKISPKTERLVTGGPYLFTRNPMAFGAFTAYLSIPIFIGSISGILLFFFFFFLALLYFRHIEEPRLLDEFGDEYARYRRRVSQIIPLPPKSEKQGDKPS, from the coding sequence ATGAATCACACACAAGAAAAGAGAGAACCACACAGCGAATCTCCGACCATGAAGACCGTCAGGCACGTCCTGGGTCTTGTCGCCGGTTTCGGGTTTCACGGCGTGATCATGCCCTTTGCCATCTACCATGTCAATCTTTTCTGCGATCGATTGATGGGTTTTGATCCCTTTGGAGATTTCTCCTGGAGAAAGCCGGTGGCCATCGTATTTCTATCCGTCGGTCTCCTGTTTGTCTTCTGGGCGAACACCTACCTTGTGATCATCGGAAAGGGCGGTCCGTTCAACTATCATCGCGTCGTCAAGATCAGCCCCAAGACCGAACGGCTCGTCACCGGGGGGCCCTACCTTTTTACCCGAAATCCCATGGCCTTCGGCGCCTTCACGGCGTACCTGTCGATACCGATTTTTATCGGGTCCATCTCGGGGATTCTTCTCTTCTTCTTCTTTTTCTTCCTGGCGCTGCTCTATTTCAGGCATATCGAGGAGCCGCGTCTCTTGGATGAATTCGGAGACGAATACGCCCGATACCGACGTCGTGTCTCCCAGATTATCCCCCTGCCGCCGAAATCCGAAAAACAA
- a CDS encoding cobalamin-dependent protein (Presence of a B(12) (cobalamin)-binding domain implies dependence on cobalamin itself, in one of its several forms, or in some unusual lineages, dependence on a cobalamin-like analog.) yields the protein MKIFIIDPPQQVFKYFMGHIPSPAVVQLAAYMERRGHHVEVLDVTTFDRVWDDLEEKLRRGKPDIVGISNNSTNTVNNAFHTATLAKMVDPQVIVVAGGAHMTALSEESLRVNGDIDFIVRGEGEMTFAELAAALERRETDFSNIPGLAYLDGDRFVQTPRRELIEDINTLPIPAYHLLPMLNVPNPETRIMPYRFPTLGMKPYESIFVSTARGCYGTCRFCSETAFWNHTWRARNAKNMVDEMEVLCRDFGRTNFYFVDNAFNWRRNRIEEFIDELSARNLPGITFWYQTRVELLLRDLDLLPKLKKLGLYQISFGVESGSQDILDSYNKSQKVEMVTRAMKAAKEQDLVLLTNVMWGHEDDTPETLLDTYHHVKKYADIFAMQIFTPVPGTPYYERYRDRGMIKEENWDVWDMFTPVVETKTVPHDKMLRTVERIQSRFHLRPRIIYRSFFDPNPFIRSNYKVTREIVKRTVTNTLHEVQTNYRPFEEYMAEQGYRVEKTRQGTCIVVDRDDKRMRDAG from the coding sequence ATGAAAATTTTCATCATCGATCCTCCCCAACAGGTATTCAAATATTTTATGGGCCATATACCCTCCCCGGCGGTGGTGCAGCTTGCGGCGTACATGGAAAGACGGGGCCACCACGTCGAGGTGCTGGACGTCACTACCTTCGATAGGGTATGGGACGATCTGGAGGAAAAGCTGAGACGGGGCAAGCCCGACATCGTGGGCATATCGAACAATTCGACCAATACCGTCAATAACGCCTTTCACACCGCCACGCTGGCAAAGATGGTCGATCCACAGGTAATAGTGGTGGCCGGCGGCGCCCACATGACGGCGCTTTCCGAGGAGAGCCTTAGGGTTAACGGCGATATCGATTTTATTGTCCGGGGCGAGGGAGAGATGACATTCGCGGAGCTGGCGGCCGCCCTGGAGAGACGGGAGACCGATTTTTCAAACATCCCCGGTCTCGCATATCTGGACGGGGATCGCTTCGTCCAGACACCCCGGCGGGAGTTGATCGAGGATATCAATACGCTCCCGATCCCTGCGTATCACCTGCTGCCCATGCTGAACGTGCCGAATCCGGAGACGAGAATCATGCCCTATCGTTTCCCGACCCTGGGGATGAAGCCCTATGAGTCAATCTTTGTGTCCACCGCCAGGGGATGCTACGGCACCTGCCGCTTCTGTTCGGAGACGGCGTTCTGGAATCACACCTGGCGCGCCCGGAACGCGAAGAACATGGTCGACGAGATGGAAGTGTTGTGCCGGGATTTCGGTCGAACGAATTTCTATTTCGTCGACAATGCTTTTAACTGGCGGCGGAACCGAATCGAGGAGTTCATCGATGAATTGTCGGCCAGAAATCTTCCCGGGATCACCTTCTGGTATCAGACCCGGGTGGAACTGCTCCTTCGGGACCTGGATTTGCTGCCGAAGCTGAAAAAACTGGGGCTGTATCAGATCTCCTTCGGTGTGGAAAGCGGCAGTCAGGATATCCTCGACAGCTACAATAAGAGCCAAAAGGTGGAGATGGTTACCCGGGCCATGAAGGCGGCCAAGGAGCAGGATCTGGTGCTTCTGACGAACGTCATGTGGGGTCACGAGGACGACACGCCCGAGACGCTCCTTGACACCTATCATCACGTGAAAAAGTACGCGGATATTTTCGCCATGCAGATATTCACCCCGGTCCCCGGCACGCCCTATTACGAGCGCTACCGGGATAGGGGGATGATCAAGGAGGAGAACTGGGACGTATGGGACATGTTCACTCCGGTGGTGGAGACGAAGACGGTCCCCCATGACAAGATGCTCAGGACCGTCGAGAGGATACAGTCGAGGTTTCACCTGAGGCCCAGGATCATCTATCGCTCGTTTTTCGATCCCAATCCCTTTATCAGGAGCAACTACAAGGTCACCCGGGAAATTGTCAAGCGAACCGTCACTAATACCCTGCACGAGGTTCAGACCAATTACCGTCCCTTCGAGGAATACATGGCCGAACAGGGCTACCGTGTGGAGAAGACGAGACAGGGGACCTGCATCGTCGTCGACCGGGACGATAAACGGATGAGGGATGCGGGGTGA
- a CDS encoding radical SAM protein, with protein MKVLIISANRELVPDPVFPLGAAYVAAAVRDAGHQVKILDALVHDNPEAAVKQAVSDFSPDVVGVSIRNVDNVAYPIVITYADDHKGLVDAARSVFSGPVVLGGSGFTILAEELLDHTGAELGIMGEGEEAMLTFLDAYADGEDIAGVPGLIHRKDGTTLVKNPPRTIGDIESVSNPAREMLDSRMYQKWGGMVGVQTKRGCPLGCVYCTYPVVEGKVVRTRDPEAVAREMAESYHLWGTDTFFIVDNVFNNPPDHAVAVAGAIEALDLPLSFSAYLNPGFVTGELMSAMKAAGCTGIDYGVDSLSDDVLKRLGKNFTAADVRRAVRLTKEAGIRTCLSMIFGAPGETMDSLRDGVHILEEMEPTAVLALVGVRVYPNTKMYDIARKARVLPDDWNGLTPFFYIDPAVADDVIGFIAETALRHPDWLFPGHMIMGGRQLMPEEKPERYDSGPLAEFRKRGVKGNLWEMFDIMKAMKSRQ; from the coding sequence ATGAAGGTTCTCATCATATCGGCAAACCGGGAGCTGGTCCCCGATCCGGTGTTTCCCCTGGGAGCGGCGTACGTGGCCGCGGCGGTGAGGGACGCCGGGCATCAGGTGAAAATACTGGACGCCCTGGTCCATGACAATCCCGAGGCCGCCGTGAAGCAGGCCGTCTCCGATTTTTCCCCTGACGTGGTCGGCGTGTCGATTCGCAATGTCGATAACGTCGCCTATCCCATCGTTATCACCTACGCGGATGATCATAAGGGATTGGTCGACGCCGCCAGGTCGGTCTTTTCCGGGCCGGTGGTGCTGGGCGGCTCCGGTTTTACGATCCTGGCCGAAGAGCTTTTGGATCACACCGGCGCGGAGCTCGGCATCATGGGCGAGGGGGAGGAGGCGATGCTCACTTTTCTGGACGCGTATGCGGATGGTGAGGACATCGCCGGCGTGCCCGGTCTGATCCATCGAAAGGACGGGACGACCCTCGTCAAGAATCCCCCCCGGACGATCGGCGATATCGAGAGCGTTTCGAATCCCGCCCGGGAGATGCTGGACAGCCGCATGTACCAGAAGTGGGGCGGTATGGTGGGGGTGCAGACGAAGCGGGGCTGCCCGTTGGGGTGTGTCTACTGCACCTATCCGGTGGTGGAGGGAAAGGTCGTCCGCACCCGGGACCCCGAGGCCGTGGCGCGGGAAATGGCCGAGTCCTACCACCTGTGGGGGACCGATACCTTTTTCATCGTGGATAACGTCTTCAACAATCCCCCGGATCACGCCGTTGCGGTGGCCGGGGCCATCGAGGCCCTGGACCTTCCCCTCAGCTTTTCGGCATACCTGAATCCGGGCTTCGTGACGGGGGAGTTGATGTCCGCCATGAAGGCCGCCGGCTGCACCGGCATCGATTATGGGGTGGACAGCCTCTCGGACGACGTGCTTAAGCGGCTTGGGAAAAACTTCACCGCCGCCGATGTACGCAGGGCCGTCCGGTTAACAAAAGAGGCGGGCATCCGCACATGCCTGAGCATGATCTTCGGCGCCCCGGGCGAGACGATGGACTCACTTAGAGACGGGGTGCATATCTTGGAGGAGATGGAGCCGACTGCGGTGCTGGCGCTGGTGGGGGTGCGGGTTTATCCGAACACGAAGATGTACGACATCGCTCGAAAAGCCCGTGTCCTTCCCGACGACTGGAACGGCCTGACCCCGTTTTTTTATATCGATCCCGCCGTGGCCGACGATGTGATCGGATTCATCGCCGAGACCGCCCTCAGGCACCCGGACTGGTTGTTTCCGGGTCACATGATCATGGGGGGCCGCCAGCTCATGCCGGAAGAAAAACCCGAGCGGTACGACAGCGGCCCCCTGGCGGAGTTTAGAAAACGGGGAGTCAAGGGGAACCTCTGGGAAATGTTCGACATCATGAAGGCGATGAAATCGAGGCAATGA
- a CDS encoding tetratricopeptide repeat protein has translation MKVHCSICGFDGNIWKGLVPPEGKETECPFCGAQIFIPGPNGGDAAIDDGVLKRLSFAEDELPWHSDEGRRDEPRLPLFDGLPVSAEIRVSTKAERGVVAEQAEPGASVIEDDETYGFVNPSVATSVSEIAQGKEKKSRVDETQKAVSGEGEGPHMIRDLIGTLTGRLATVKHAFQHIIGKAVQFRSLLLAAAAAGLLFFFIGYVVNLAGGKMDTQMLSEEYREKADVKDEELDYIKAAEYYAVSIHIDPTNYKSLNNMASMYLQIHRYEDAIELLDEAISIIETDDAAVSYANRGLAYLGLGRYDRALEDLNTALTISPDLSYAYTARGFCYLAMEERERALLEFETACDLGDRNGCLLYDEYLVDDDE, from the coding sequence ATGAAGGTACACTGTAGCATCTGCGGTTTTGACGGAAATATCTGGAAGGGGCTTGTGCCCCCTGAAGGGAAAGAGACCGAATGCCCCTTCTGTGGAGCGCAGATTTTTATCCCCGGCCCGAACGGCGGCGATGCGGCCATCGACGACGGTGTTCTGAAACGTCTCTCGTTCGCAGAGGATGAGTTACCCTGGCACTCGGACGAAGGCCGCCGGGACGAGCCTCGACTTCCCCTGTTCGACGGGCTGCCGGTTTCGGCGGAGATCAGGGTGTCGACGAAGGCGGAGAGGGGGGTTGTTGCCGAACAGGCCGAGCCGGGTGCTTCGGTCATCGAGGATGACGAGACCTATGGATTCGTCAATCCCTCCGTGGCGACGTCGGTTTCGGAGATAGCACAGGGGAAAGAAAAAAAATCGAGGGTTGACGAAACACAGAAGGCCGTATCGGGAGAAGGTGAAGGACCGCACATGATACGGGATCTCATCGGGACGCTCACGGGGCGGCTGGCTACGGTAAAACACGCTTTCCAGCATATAATCGGAAAGGCGGTACAATTTAGGTCTCTCCTCCTCGCAGCGGCGGCGGCCGGGCTTCTTTTTTTCTTCATCGGGTACGTGGTGAATCTGGCGGGCGGTAAGATGGACACGCAGATGCTTTCTGAGGAGTATCGGGAGAAGGCGGATGTGAAGGACGAAGAGTTGGACTACATCAAGGCGGCGGAATATTACGCCGTTTCCATACATATCGATCCGACCAACTACAAATCCCTCAACAACATGGCCAGCATGTATCTGCAGATACACCGATACGAAGACGCCATCGAGCTCCTTGATGAAGCGATTTCCATCATCGAAACGGACGATGCGGCCGTCAGCTATGCCAACCGGGGGTTGGCATATCTGGGCCTGGGGAGGTATGACCGGGCCCTTGAGGACCTGAACACGGCTCTCACGATTTCCCCGGATCTGTCATACGCTTATACGGCCCGAGGCTTTTGTTATCTCGCCATGGAGGAACGGGAGAGGGCGCTCCTTGAGTTTGAGACCGCCTGTGATCTGGGAGACCGAAACGGGTGTCTGCTCTACGATGAGTATCTGGTTGACGATGACGAATGA
- a CDS encoding ribulose-phosphate 3-epimerase, with protein MKKLIAPSILSADFTRLGEEIRAIEEAGADWIHFDVMDGIFVPNITVGVPVLKSVRNITDLPLDVHLMVDRPGRFIEDFADAGADIITLHVEASIHLDRELNLIKSLGKRAGVSLNPASPITLLEEAVEIADLILIMSVNPGFGGQKLIPYALTKATRVRELLKSHNRDDVLIEIDGGVTTKNIGDVSRAGVDVFVAGSSVFGADDYAKVIGEMKRAIS; from the coding sequence ATGAAAAAACTCATTGCACCTTCGATTTTATCCGCCGATTTCACCCGGCTGGGCGAGGAAATCCGCGCCATCGAAGAGGCCGGGGCGGACTGGATCCACTTTGACGTAATGGACGGGATTTTTGTCCCGAATATCACCGTTGGCGTTCCGGTGCTCAAATCGGTGAGAAACATTACGGACCTCCCCCTGGACGTCCACCTCATGGTCGACCGACCGGGACGATTTATCGAGGACTTTGCCGACGCCGGGGCGGATATCATTACACTCCATGTCGAGGCGTCTATTCACCTGGATCGGGAATTGAACCTCATCAAGTCCCTGGGGAAGCGGGCGGGTGTGTCTCTCAATCCCGCGTCACCGATAACACTATTGGAGGAGGCGGTCGAAATCGCCGATCTCATCCTAATCATGAGCGTCAACCCGGGATTCGGGGGACAAAAGCTCATCCCATACGCCCTCACAAAAGCGACACGGGTCCGGGAGCTCTTGAAATCCCACAACAGGGATGACGTCCTCATCGAGATCGACGGGGGTGTCACCACGAAGAATATCGGTGATGTATCCCGGGCCGGGGTGGACGTGTTTGTGGCCGGCTCCAGTGTCTTCGGCGCCGATGACTACGCAAAAGTCATCGGCGAGATGAAACGGGCGATATCGTGA
- a CDS encoding Crp/Fnr family transcriptional regulator: MISDSAKLYEKYGRSIPAGTVIFEEDDPGREMYIIHEGKVRIVIRVRSIETTLAELGRGDFFGEMAILEKSNRSATAIAATDLKVLVLDENTFLSVIRSDPDVALAIMREMAERLRYTDERIETLLFRDATSKVVDIVCKVAEKLGEKTPQGIVVVTSVEDIAGRAGLEVHKAETVIEILIAKKFLKIEGDTFVIRDLESMGKILQYIALKEQLGDIV, translated from the coding sequence ATGATTTCAGACAGCGCAAAGCTCTATGAAAAATACGGCCGCTCGATACCAGCGGGGACGGTTATTTTCGAAGAGGACGATCCCGGCAGGGAAATGTATATCATCCACGAGGGGAAGGTGCGTATTGTCATTCGGGTCAGGTCCATCGAGACGACCCTGGCGGAGCTGGGTCGGGGGGACTTTTTCGGAGAAATGGCCATCCTGGAAAAGAGCAACCGATCGGCCACGGCCATCGCCGCGACCGACCTGAAGGTGCTGGTGCTCGATGAAAATACGTTTCTCTCCGTCATTCGCTCCGACCCGGACGTTGCTCTGGCCATCATGAGGGAAATGGCCGAACGGCTGCGTTATACCGACGAGCGCATCGAGACGCTCTTGTTTCGGGACGCCACCAGCAAGGTGGTGGATATCGTCTGCAAGGTGGCGGAAAAGCTGGGGGAAAAGACGCCCCAGGGCATCGTCGTTGTGACATCTGTGGAGGACATCGCCGGTCGGGCGGGGCTTGAGGTCCATAAGGCGGAGACGGTCATAGAGATCCTGATAGCCAAGAAGTTTTTGAAAATCGAGGGGGATACGTTCGTCATCCGGGATTTGGAGAGCATGGGGAAAATCCTCCAGTACATTGCACTTAAGGAGCAGCTCGGGGATATTGTCTGA
- the map gene encoding type I methionyl aminopeptidase, which produces MIHIKTKKQIETMRRANRIVAQTLRILKESITPGITTGELDKIAEKEIRSSGATPTFLGYRGYPASVCISINEEVVHGIPGQRVIKEGDVVSMDLGTFYEGFCGDSALTVAVGEIPEKTQQLISVTQEALERGINAARVGNRLYDISAAIQRHVEDNGFSVVRQFVGHGIGQQMHEDPQIPNYGKPGTGVRLKEGMVFAIEPMVNIGGWEVKVLDDDWTVVTLDGSLSAHFEHTIAVTSDGPDILSSRD; this is translated from the coding sequence ATGATACACATCAAGACGAAAAAACAGATTGAGACGATGAGAAGGGCGAACCGCATCGTCGCACAAACGCTTAGAATCCTCAAAGAGAGCATTACGCCGGGGATAACGACGGGTGAGCTGGATAAAATCGCGGAGAAGGAAATCCGCTCCAGCGGAGCGACCCCTACGTTTCTCGGATACCGAGGATATCCTGCGAGCGTGTGCATCTCCATCAACGAGGAGGTGGTCCACGGCATACCGGGACAGCGGGTCATCAAGGAAGGGGACGTGGTCAGCATGGACCTGGGAACGTTTTATGAGGGATTTTGCGGCGACTCGGCCCTGACGGTGGCGGTAGGCGAAATCCCAGAAAAGACCCAACAGCTCATATCCGTCACACAAGAGGCCCTGGAGCGCGGTATCAACGCCGCCCGGGTCGGCAACCGACTCTATGACATTTCAGCGGCAATCCAGCGGCATGTGGAAGACAACGGGTTTTCGGTAGTTCGCCAGTTCGTGGGCCACGGCATCGGTCAGCAGATGCACGAAGACCCCCAGATCCCGAACTACGGGAAGCCGGGCACCGGCGTGCGTCTGAAGGAGGGGATGGTATTCGCCATAGAGCCGATGGTAAACATAGGCGGATGGGAGGTGAAGGTGTTGGACGACGACTGGACCGTGGTGACCCTGGACGGCTCGCTCTCGGCCCATTTCGAGCACACCATCGCTGTCACGTCCGACGGGCCGGATATTTTAAGCTCCCGCGATTAA
- a CDS encoding Crp/Fnr family transcriptional regulator, which yields MEKINVLKQIPIFANMGQDELSGLAEKAIRKKFKRDTIIVSEGDDGDSLMIILSGQVKVTLLSEDGKEIILSILREGDFFGEMSLLDGEPRSATVIAMKESTLLIIQRQNFLKQIDENPGLAKAILVEMSMRIRRADRRIGGLVLLDVYGRVATYLLELASVEGKKVEGGILIEKRPTQQEIASMLGASRETVSRVLNDFSRRGIIIMDGKSIMIKGPKDVLDEEIKYMLLGRYIDL from the coding sequence ATGGAAAAGATAAACGTCCTGAAACAGATCCCCATTTTTGCAAATATGGGTCAGGATGAGCTTTCCGGGCTGGCTGAAAAGGCCATCCGTAAGAAGTTCAAAAGGGACACCATTATCGTCAGTGAAGGCGACGACGGCGATTCCCTGATGATCATCCTCTCAGGTCAGGTGAAGGTGACGCTGCTTTCCGAGGACGGGAAGGAGATTATCCTCTCCATCCTCAGAGAGGGCGATTTTTTCGGGGAGATGTCGCTGTTGGACGGCGAACCCCGCTCGGCGACGGTCATCGCCATGAAGGAATCGACCCTTCTCATTATTCAGCGACAGAACTTTCTGAAGCAGATCGACGAGAATCCGGGCCTCGCCAAGGCGATTCTGGTGGAGATGAGCATGCGGATCCGCCGGGCGGACCGCCGCATCGGCGGCCTGGTGCTGCTGGACGTGTACGGGCGGGTGGCGACGTATCTTCTGGAGCTTGCCAGCGTGGAGGGGAAAAAGGTCGAGGGAGGCATTCTCATCGAAAAGCGGCCCACCCAGCAGGAGATCGCATCAATGCTCGGCGCCAGCCGGGAGACGGTCTCTCGGGTGCTGAACGACTTCAGCCGCCGGGGCATCATTATCATGGACGGCAAGAGCATCATGATAAAGGGCCCCAAGGATGTTCTGGACGAGGAGATCAAATATATGCTCCTGGGCAGGTACATCGACCTGTAA